The segment GACGGGCAGCAGGAGAAGGTAAAGCGCCGCATGGACCGCGCTGATCACCTGGAAGACCGTCACAGATACTAATTTACACTTGACGAATTCTGATCTGGCCGGTTCCGACACGAGGAATCCCGCCGCCACCCGACAGGTAAATTCTTCTTGGTGGAAGACGTTGAGATGGAAGAAGCCGAGGTAGAAGCAggtgaggaggatgaggagcaggAGGAGCAGGTTCCTCGCGATGTAGGTGAACGCAATGTAGTGTGACCGCTGCTTGCAGCTCAGATACTTCTCCAGCAGCGGAAACTCGAAGTATCGGACGTGGCGAGCGCTGGAAACAAAAAGGTTCTGATCAGATCCCCGTAATGACAATACATGCAAAGGATTTCACGTGCAACCAGGGTCTGTGGTTTGTCTGAATAGATTCAGGATCTACTGCGGAGTAATTTCATTATATCTGTATAGGGGGAGCATTGTTttactgatacagagctccaaatcccctgctagccttcacacagccatagagttacatgacaaCATTCTGATtacctgcagacaccactagggggagctcactacatacagatatatacagctcccatagagttacatgataatattctgctgcctgcagccaccactagggggagctcactacatacagatatatacagctcccatagagttacataataacattctgctgcctgcagtcaccactagggggagatcactacatacagatatatacagctcccatagagttacatgataatattctgctgcctgcagccaccactagggggagctcgctacatacacataaatacagctcccatagagttgcatgataacattctgctgtttgcagccaccactagggggagctcactacatacagatatatacagctcccatagagtaacatgataACATTCGCCGTTACGTTGTATCTGAGGCGGAGTACTCACTGCACCTTTTCAGCTCCTCCCAGAACAGCTGCGGGTCGGGGCAGGTCCTGTGGGTCTTCAGTAAATGTTGCACCAGTTTAATGGATCGATTGTAGGATTTGTCGAGCTCGTCGATGATAAAGAGGAGATCTGGGTATAACGCAGACTTCGAAATGTATTTCCACAACGCGACCGGAATATACATCACCACGGCGACAACCATCAACGTGAACGGGAACACCTGGTGAAATCAGAGAATGGAACTGAACGCCATGTATTCAACCTTGTGCCCACCGCACCCTGCAGGCTCCAGCCCTGGCACTACCCGCTTGTCCCgcagcggccagatgttacattctagcgagcaggagtcccagtcccACAGGGTTTAGGGTCTAGAGGTTACGTTTTGACCCTATTGACGGCCATTCATCCCTCCAACTGATACATTACATAACGTAAAACTCCTGGGTCCTAATGCAGAATCTGTACCAGGTCCCCCACCCACCATGCGCCATTTATAATACGGAATCTGGGTGCGGCTGCTACCTCTGCATTCCATATAGCTACGCCGATGATTGGCGCATATGGGTATGGTCGCATGACATTATGTAGAGGGGGTCCACACCCCCTTCGGTGAcatgtaaggccctattcacacagcagATTTTGCGTGGCGGGTCTGGCCGCAAAATCCGGTGCGGAATTATTTTTGCCgtcaggaagattcctcctcccattgacttcaatgggagattCAGACAAAATCCGCCCAGAGATCAAGCaggaaaaaaatcagctagcgggaagaATAAACGTCCGACTCCCATTGTAATGAATGAGAGGCGGAATTTTGCAGACAAAAATtccgctgtgtgaacagggcctaaaggggtTCCCTTTCCATATTGGTAATAGATCCTATAGGGGAAGGGAGGGGGGTCAGCTCTATTATTCGGCGTGGAGAGCAGCCGGTGCGCCACCTTGTAAAACATGGCGTGATGTATTTGGATGGGTGGGGTTGTAGTTCTACATGGGACAACTCCTGACGTAGTGATCACTGGTGATTGGAGCTGAGTTCTAGCGGGTGATGACACATATAGACATGCCTCCCCCATTCATGGACTCTTACCTTATGGATCCACAGGGCGGTGACCGCCAGTTTCCCGTCGGCGGTGAAGTCGTGGTGCGTCAGCGACTGCCAGCAGTGTTTGTCCACGAACTGCACTTGTTTCTCAGTGTAATTACTCGGAGGGAAGCAGATAATTTGTGACCCTGAAATAGAGGGAGGATCATGTGATAATACCGAGGCCCGGTGACAACTTCAGTCCCGCGACAGACGCAGACATGGGACACAAGCTACGGCCTGACCAACACGGGAAGATGAGGGGAGAGGCATACGCCATTCAGGGTCTGTTATTAGGCTGGGTATCTCTCTTAATGGCCGTCACAATGCCGTCATGTTCTTCCATCCTGTGCATCCATTTTACTGGCAAGATGCCCCCTAGTGGTGATTATTACCTGAAGTTTATCTCTAAAGGAAAACATTGTGAAGAGGATTCTAAAGTAAATAAGAAATCTTCTAAATATCTGACCCTGAATTTTGTGAAGCCTTTAATAATTATTATACTTATTGATAAtcttatatatattcttttacatggTGATGGGCGCTATCACAACCATGTCAGTGCCCATAGgaattatcacccagctttccgcaCACCTAAAATCTATGTGGTTATTCCGTTTCATTTTTCTCCTACTCTGccagtgtcagtcttcactgcagtaCTGGCATTCTATTCACCGACCGGGAGCACAAAATGAACAGTCCTGGTGGGACAGATGAGTGGAATTAAGGGAGAACACAGAAATGAAGTGATAATAAATAAGATGAATAGAGGATATAAAGCAAACCCTGTGGATATCATCAGTAACGAAGCTGCAGCTGTGAGGGGGAGGGGATCTTACAACAGAAATTACAACCCATTTGCACACGCACTGTCCTTACCTGTAGAAAGTTCCCGGGCAAAAGTCAACGAGACCAGTAGCAGGGGGAGACCAACAGAGACCAACTTAATGGTACGATCCAGGGGTAACTCCAGGCGGAGGCCTTTCTTATTTGGGGGGACATCCGGCAGTAAAGCATCTGAGAGCATGTACTCCGCCGCCCTGTTTGCTATTGACATGATGTCggctaaaatcagcaaaaatgaaGAAGAGATCCCCCAAAATATTCACTCCGTCCCCCACGAATATCCCAGGGACCCGGTTCAGACTGACGGCGGCCGCTGACGTGCCAGGAGTTTAAATACTGACGAGAAGTTTTCCaaaaataaatccttttattCATTAAAATACAAGATGAGCAAAAATAACCCAGAAATGTTCCCGGTTACTGACAGCTTATAATTTACTGACCACGAGGCTGTAAAGCTGCAGCAAATGTGAGGCCCCGGCCGGCGACAATTACAGGGGCGAGATCCCCGCACCCTTCTATATAGAGATCTGAGGGTTTACAGGTCGTGTCATTATCCAGCGCTGCAATAATTCCCATGAACAGACATCGCGAGGCCGATCCCACAAGAGTGACGACCCGGGGGCCACACGTGGCTCTACACTGCTGGGATTGGGGCCGAGGCAGAACCTGCAGCTccggggccccaatgcaaaatatatAACGGCCCCTCACCCAccgtgtgccatttataatagtgGTGTCTTCCTATATGGCAGAGGGGCATTAGAGCCCCCAGGGCCCGGGTAGGACTGCACccgctatagctacgcccctgatcggGGTATGTGACTACGTTTCCAGTTTCATGTGATCATTATCTAATGAaacgttctgcaactttctaatatactttgtttcaagccttaccattttcaagatctctgcttgctatcagtgagtagAATCATTAACTGAAAACCCATCCCACaaatgagggtttgttacaatgtatcagtgcaggtaagagCCATCAGCCTAGAGTCCAgggcaggagagagatttgtgctgctgatgttcaGGGAAATCTAAATAATAGGTCACCATCATAGGGGCTGTCACCGAGCTTTCTAGGAACCCTGAAAGGTAAAATTGTCGCAATATACAGCGATACAACCACTGCTCCTGTACTGACACATGTAAACAGGCAGatgtgccattcaggagtctgggcaaGCTGGGTGACAGTTGTGGGGGCTGCCAGGGTGGTCATACCGGCTGGCACTTTAACttctgaagatttttttattgtagaGGGAAATGCTCAGTAGAGattattatatgtgtgtatatatatatataccagtgagCAGGGCGGCTCTACAATGTATAACATactggaggagggggaggggcacTTGGCACCACGTTGGACCAGCAGCTCGCATTGTGCCAGCGCCACACAGAGGACAGAGAGGGGCAAACAACACAGAAATAGCGCTGCCAGGGAGCGGCTCGGTGTACTCCGGTGTATATAGAAGATCAACACAACTATCCAGAAAAATCCACCTCGTCCAGTAATAATAAAGAGCGTGTCCTATGAAACACTGATAATCCTGTAGTCCGGCACACAACTGCCTAATATTCCTGTAATCCAGCACACAACTGCCTGATAATCCTGTAATCCGGCACACAATTTCTTGATATTCCTGTAATCCCGCACACAACTGCTTGATAATCCTGTAATCCGGCACACAACTGCTTCATAATCCTGTAATCCGGCACCCAACTGCTTGATAATTCTGTAATCCGGCACACAACTGCTTGATAATTCTGTAATCTGGCACACAACTGCTTGATAATTCTGTAATCCAGTTTACAACTTTTTGATATTCCTGTAATCTGGCACACGACTGCCTGATATTCCTGTAATCCGGCACACAGTGGATAATCCAGAGCCGGCTACATGTAGCGATTATAATGGAATCATCTGAATGTAACAATTGTGTAAATGGGACGAAGGACCAGATTGTATCCCGTGTGAAGTCCCCCACCCTTAGTGATGAGCCCCTCTCAGATCGCTGGACGGGGAGTGACGTCATGTGTCATCACAGCTGTAGTCACGTTACAGTGTAGAATGCATTAAAGGACCAgttccttttaaaaaaaacaacttttcctaAATCGCTAATAAACCTAAAAATAATGAGATTTATGATTTTCTTTCCTTAGATTTTGATCTTTATTTCAGCCGGAGAAGCTGCGGCAGCGGAGAGAGGTTGCTGCACAGTAGTCTGACTGTGTGATCAGGACCGCCCCCTAACAACCGTTACCAGGCAACAAGGGGGCGGTCCAGACCACACAGTCAGACTACTACAGGTGTTTCTAGGTTTAGCCGCTATTTATGAGTCATTTAATGAACTCTCACTTTAAATTACAGTTTGGCGCTACACGGGGTCACGGTCGGGCAGCCGTCTTCCTTTAACTTGACCACAATTTTGGGTCAGACAGACTGAAGCGGACGGGGTGTCCAGGACAAAATATAAAATTACAAGCAACCATTAAACAGCACGGCGGAGCCATAGGAGACGCAGAATGGAGGGCGGCGCAGGATAGAGGGGGAGGGGCTAAGCTCTGCGGGTTACCGTTTTCTATAATGGGATTccgtttttttaaagtaaaaagctGTTTACCTGCTGCCAGAGGGAACCTGAGAGTCCTACCCCCCTGACAACTCATAGAGAGAAACTGAGAGTCCTGCCCCCCCGAGAACTCATAGAGAGAAACTGAGAGTCCTGCCCCCCGACAACTCATAGAGAGAACCTGAGAGTCCTGCCCCCCCGACAACTCATAGAGAGAAACTGAGAGTCATGC is part of the Rhinoderma darwinii isolate aRhiDar2 chromosome 10, aRhiDar2.hap1, whole genome shotgun sequence genome and harbors:
- the LOC142661708 gene encoding pannexin-3-like, encoding MSIANRAAEYMLSDALLPDVPPNKKGLRLELPLDRTIKLVSVGLPLLLVSLTFARELSTGSQIICFPPSNYTEKQVQFVDKHCWQSLTHHDFTADGKLAVTALWIHKVFPFTLMVVAVVMYIPVALWKYISKSALYPDLLFIIDELDKSYNRSIKLVQHLLKTHRTCPDPQLFWEELKSARHVRYFEFPLLEKYLSCKQRSHYIAFTYIARNLLLLLLILLTCFYLGFFHLNVFHQEEFTCRVAAGFLVSEPARSEFVKCKLVSVTVFQVISAVHAALYLLLLPVILYNLSKLFHWDKQFLNVYEMLPAFDLLTNKMLGCPINDLNVIIMFLRANISELKSFGRLSVLCTLKKTTRNNQKIDTVVDFMSLLVGMDEDYGTPDFASCEENMAASETQPTSKPSSFEMVKNEARK